Proteins co-encoded in one Streptomyces roseochromogenus subsp. oscitans DS 12.976 genomic window:
- a CDS encoding type Z 30S ribosomal protein S14, with amino-acid sequence MAKKALIAKAARKPKFGVRGYTRCQRCGRPHSVYRKFGLCRVCLREMAHRGELPGVTKSSW; translated from the coding sequence ATGGCGAAGAAGGCTCTGATCGCTAAGGCTGCTCGCAAGCCCAAGTTCGGTGTGCGTGGCTACACCCGCTGCCAGCGCTGCGGCCGCCCGCACTCCGTGTACCGCAAGTTCGGCCTGTGCCGCGTGTGCCTTCGTGAGATGGCTCACCGTGGCGAGCTGCCGGGCGTGACCAAGAGCTCCTGGTAA
- the rplC gene encoding 50S ribosomal protein L3, which produces MAKQIKGILGEKLGMTQVWDENNRVVPVTVVKAGPNVVTQVRTNDVDGYESVQIAFGEIDPRKVNKPLKGHFAKADVTPRRHLVEIRTADASEYTLGQEITAEVFEAGVKVDVTGKSKGKGFAGVMKRHNFRGLGAGHGTQRKHRSPGSIGGCATPGRVFKGLRMAGRMGNERVTTQNLTVHAVDAEKGLLLIKGAVPGPNGGLVLVRTAAKGA; this is translated from the coding sequence ATGGCTAAGCAGATCAAGGGCATCCTGGGCGAGAAGCTCGGCATGACGCAGGTGTGGGACGAGAACAACCGTGTTGTTCCGGTCACCGTCGTCAAGGCCGGCCCCAACGTCGTGACCCAGGTTCGTACCAACGACGTCGACGGCTACGAGTCGGTCCAGATCGCCTTCGGCGAGATCGACCCGCGCAAGGTGAACAAGCCCCTCAAGGGGCACTTCGCCAAGGCCGACGTCACCCCCCGTCGCCACCTCGTCGAGATCCGCACCGCGGACGCCTCCGAGTACACGCTGGGCCAGGAGATCACCGCTGAGGTGTTCGAGGCCGGCGTGAAGGTCGACGTCACCGGCAAGAGCAAGGGCAAGGGCTTCGCCGGTGTCATGAAGCGCCACAACTTCCGTGGCCTCGGCGCCGGGCACGGCACCCAGCGCAAGCACCGCTCTCCCGGTTCCATCGGTGGCTGCGCCACCCCGGGCCGTGTGTTCAAGGGCCTCCGCATGGCGGGTCGCATGGGCAACGAGCGGGTCACCACCCAGAACCTGACCGTCCACGCCGTTGACGCGGAGAAGGGTCTGCTGCTCATCAAGGGCGCGGTTCCCGGTCCGAACGGCGGCCTCGTCCTGGTCCGCACCGCGGCCAAGGGGGCCTGA
- the rpsC gene encoding 30S ribosomal protein S3, translating to MGQKVNPHGFRLGVTTDFKSRWYADKLYKDYVKEDVAIRRMMTSGMERAGISKVEIERTRDRVRVDIHTARPGIVIGRRGAEADRIRGDLEKLTGKQVQLNILEVKNPETDAQLVAQAVAEQLSSRVSFRRAMRKSMQSAMKAGAKGIKIQCGGRLGGAEMSRSEFYREGRVPLHTLRANVDYGFFEAKTTFGRIGVKVWIYKGDVKNIAEVRAENAAARAGNRPARGGADRPARGGRGGERRGRKPQQAAGAEAPKAEAPKAEAPKAEAPAESTGTEA from the coding sequence ATGGGCCAGAAGGTAAACCCGCATGGGTTCCGACTCGGTGTCACGACCGACTTCAAGTCGCGTTGGTACGCCGACAAGCTGTACAAGGACTACGTCAAGGAAGACGTCGCCATCCGTCGGATGATGACGTCCGGCATGGAGCGCGCCGGTATCTCGAAGGTGGAGATCGAGCGCACCCGTGACCGCGTCCGCGTGGACATCCACACCGCTCGCCCGGGCATCGTCATCGGCCGCCGCGGCGCCGAGGCCGACCGCATCCGCGGTGACCTGGAGAAGCTGACCGGCAAGCAGGTCCAGCTGAACATCCTCGAGGTCAAGAACCCGGAGACGGACGCTCAGCTGGTGGCCCAGGCCGTCGCCGAGCAGCTGTCCTCCCGCGTCTCCTTCCGCCGTGCCATGCGCAAGAGCATGCAGTCGGCGATGAAGGCCGGCGCCAAGGGCATCAAGATCCAGTGCGGTGGCCGTCTCGGCGGCGCCGAGATGTCCCGCTCGGAGTTCTACCGCGAGGGCCGTGTGCCCCTGCACACGCTCCGCGCGAACGTGGACTACGGCTTCTTCGAGGCCAAGACGACCTTCGGCCGCATCGGTGTGAAGGTCTGGATCTACAAGGGCGACGTCAAGAACATCGCCGAGGTCCGCGCCGAGAACGCTGCCGCCCGTGCGGGTAACCGCCCGGCTCGCGGTGGTGCCGACCGCCCGGCCCGTGGTGGCCGCGGTGGCGAGCGGCGCGGTCGCAAGCCGCAGCAGGCTGCCGGCGCCGAGGCTCCCAAGGCCGAGGCTCCCAAGGCCGAGGCTCCCAAGGCCGAGGCTCCGGCTGAGAGCACCGGAACGGAGGCCTGA
- a CDS encoding thioesterase II family protein, whose product MTGRWLRTLKPCSRPRLRLVCFPHAGGAASYFVPWAEAVPGDVELLAVCYPGREDRLAEPFAESMEQLAEAIARACAPLADRPLVFFGHSMGASVAYETAARLAAQDRSPALLCVSARRGPGRSHPARALAHLDDDRLIAEVRALGGTQAEAFDHPELRPLVLPAIRSDYRLLSTYEPRVMTLPCPVAAYGGTEDVDVPEEAVRAWQDVTRSGFTLRVFPGGHFYLADRARDLVAEVLACETTTRA is encoded by the coding sequence ATGACCGGCCGCTGGCTGCGGACCCTGAAGCCCTGCTCCCGGCCGCGGCTGCGGCTCGTCTGTTTCCCGCACGCCGGAGGAGCGGCGAGCTACTTCGTACCGTGGGCGGAGGCGGTGCCGGGCGACGTGGAGCTGCTCGCGGTGTGCTATCCCGGCCGTGAGGACCGGCTCGCCGAACCCTTCGCCGAGTCGATGGAGCAGCTCGCCGAGGCGATCGCCCGCGCGTGCGCCCCCCTCGCCGACCGGCCCCTGGTGTTCTTCGGCCACAGCATGGGTGCCTCCGTCGCCTACGAGACCGCGGCACGGCTGGCCGCCCAGGACCGGTCCCCGGCGCTGCTCTGCGTATCCGCCCGCCGGGGCCCTGGACGGTCCCACCCCGCCCGGGCACTGGCCCACCTGGATGACGACAGGCTCATCGCCGAGGTGCGCGCCCTCGGCGGCACCCAGGCCGAGGCCTTCGACCATCCGGAGCTGCGCCCTCTGGTCCTGCCGGCCATCCGGTCCGACTACCGGCTGCTCAGCACGTACGAGCCCCGGGTCATGACCCTGCCCTGCCCGGTTGCCGCCTACGGCGGAACGGAGGACGTGGACGTCCCGGAAGAGGCCGTCCGTGCCTGGCAGGACGTGACCCGCTCAGGCTTCACCCTGCGTGTCTTCCCCGGCGGCCACTTCTACCTGGCGGACCGCGCTCGGGACCTGGTCGCCGAAGTCCTCGCCTGCGAGACGACAACGCGCGCGTGA
- the rpsJ gene encoding 30S ribosomal protein S10 has translation MAGQKIRIRLKAYDHEVIDSSAKKIVETVTRTGASVAGPVPLPTEKNVYCVIKSPHKYKDSREHFEMRTHKRLIDILDPTPKTVDSLMRLDLPAGVDIEIKL, from the coding sequence ATGGCGGGACAGAAGATCCGCATCCGGCTCAAGGCCTACGACCACGAGGTCATCGACTCCTCGGCGAAGAAGATCGTCGAGACGGTGACCCGCACTGGTGCGTCGGTCGCGGGCCCGGTGCCGCTGCCCACTGAGAAGAACGTGTACTGCGTCATCAAGTCGCCGCACAAGTACAAGGACTCGCGCGAGCACTTCGAGATGCGCACGCACAAGCGCCTGATCGACATTCTCGACCCGACCCCCAAGACCGTTGACTCTCTGATGCGACTCGACCTCCCGGCCGGTGTCGACATCGAGATCAAGCTCTGA
- the rplV gene encoding 50S ribosomal protein L22 codes for MEARAQARYIRVTPMKARRVVDLIRGMDATEAQAVLRFAPQAASVPVGKVLDSAIANAAHNYDHTDADSLFVSEAYVDEGPTLKRFRPRAQGRAYRIRKRTSHITVVVSSKEGTR; via the coding sequence ATGGAAGCCAGGGCCCAGGCGCGGTACATCCGCGTCACGCCCATGAAGGCCCGCCGTGTGGTGGACCTCATCCGTGGCATGGACGCCACGGAGGCCCAGGCTGTTCTGCGATTCGCTCCGCAGGCAGCCTCCGTGCCGGTCGGCAAGGTGCTCGACAGCGCCATCGCCAACGCCGCGCACAACTACGACCACACCGACGCCGACAGCCTCTTCGTTTCCGAGGCGTACGTCGACGAGGGTCCGACCCTGAAGCGGTTCCGTCCGCGTGCCCAGGGCCGTGCCTACCGGATCCGCAAGCGGACCAGCCACATCACCGTGGTCGTCAGCAGCAAGGAAGGAACCCGGTAA
- the rpsE gene encoding 30S ribosomal protein S5 — MAGPQRRGSGAGGGERRDRKGRDGGAAAAEKTAYVERVVAINRVAKVVKGGRRFSFTALVVVGDGDGTVGVGYGKAKEVPAAIAKGVEEAKKHFFKVPRIQGTIPHPIQGEKAAGVVLLKPASPGTGVIAGGPVRAVLECAGIHDVLSKSLGSDNAINIVHATVEALKGLQRPEEIAARRGLPLEDVAPAALLRARAGAGA; from the coding sequence ATGGCTGGACCCCAGCGCCGCGGAAGCGGTGCCGGTGGCGGCGAGCGGCGGGACCGGAAGGGCCGTGACGGCGGCGCTGCTGCCGCCGAGAAGACCGCGTACGTTGAGCGCGTTGTCGCGATCAACCGCGTCGCCAAGGTTGTGAAGGGTGGTCGTCGCTTCAGCTTCACCGCGCTGGTCGTGGTGGGCGACGGTGACGGCACCGTGGGTGTCGGTTACGGCAAGGCCAAGGAGGTGCCGGCCGCCATCGCCAAGGGCGTTGAGGAGGCCAAGAAGCACTTCTTCAAGGTCCCCCGTATCCAGGGCACCATCCCGCACCCGATCCAGGGTGAGAAGGCTGCCGGCGTCGTGCTGCTCAAGCCCGCGTCCCCGGGTACCGGTGTGATCGCCGGTGGTCCGGTGCGTGCCGTGCTCGAGTGCGCCGGTATCCACGACGTGCTGTCGAAGTCGCTCGGCTCCGACAACGCCATCAACATCGTGCACGCCACCGTGGAGGCCCTGAAGGGTCTGCAGCGTCCCGAGGAGATCGCGGCCCGCCGTGGTCTGCCGCTCGAGGACGTCGCTCCCGCGGCCCTGCTGCGTGCGCGTGCTGGGGCGGGTGCGTAA
- the rplD gene encoding 50S ribosomal protein L4, which yields MSTVDILSPAGDKAGSVELPAEIFDAKVSVPLIHQVVVAQLAAARQGTHKTKTRGEVRGGGKKPYRQKGTGRARQGSTRAPQFAGGGVVHGPQPRDYSQRTPKKMKAAALRGALTDRARHNRIHVVSGVVEGETPSTKAAKSLFGKISERKNLLLVVDRADEAAWLSARNLPQVHILEPGQLNTYDVLVSDDVVFTQAAFESFVSGAPTAARNTDTEGSEV from the coding sequence ATGAGCACTGTTGACATCCTTTCGCCGGCTGGCGACAAGGCCGGTTCCGTCGAGCTCCCCGCGGAGATCTTCGACGCCAAGGTCAGCGTTCCGCTGATCCACCAGGTCGTCGTCGCGCAGCTGGCCGCTGCCCGTCAGGGCACGCACAAGACGAAGACCCGTGGCGAGGTCCGTGGTGGCGGCAAGAAGCCGTACCGCCAGAAGGGCACCGGTCGCGCCCGTCAGGGTTCGACCCGCGCGCCGCAGTTCGCCGGTGGTGGCGTCGTGCACGGCCCGCAGCCGCGTGACTACTCGCAGCGCACCCCGAAGAAGATGAAGGCCGCCGCCCTGCGCGGTGCCCTCACCGACCGGGCGCGTCACAACCGCATCCACGTCGTCTCCGGCGTGGTCGAGGGCGAGACCCCCAGCACCAAGGCCGCCAAGTCGCTGTTCGGCAAGATCTCGGAGCGCAAGAACCTGCTCCTGGTCGTCGACCGCGCCGACGAGGCCGCGTGGCTGTCCGCCCGCAACCTGCCCCAGGTCCACATCCTGGAGCCGGGCCAGCTGAACACGTACGACGTTCTCGTCTCGGACGACGTGGTCTTCACCCAGGCCGCTTTCGAGTCCTTCGTGTCCGGCGCGCCTACTGCTGCGCGGAACACCGACACCGAAGGGAGCGAGGTCTGA
- the rplF gene encoding 50S ribosomal protein L6 gives MSRIGKLPIAVPAGVDVTIDGRTVSVKGPKGSLTHTVVAPIDIAKGEDGTLQVTRPNDERQSKALHGLSRTLVANMITGVTQGYVKKLEISGVGYRVTAKGSNLEFALGYSHPILVEAPEGITFKVETPTRFSVEGIDKQKVGEVAANIRKLRKPDPYKAKGVKYEGEVIRRKVGKAGK, from the coding sequence ATGTCGCGCATCGGCAAGCTCCCCATCGCGGTTCCCGCCGGCGTGGACGTCACCATCGACGGCCGTACGGTTTCGGTCAAGGGCCCCAAGGGCTCGCTGACCCACACCGTCGTGGCGCCGATCGACATCGCCAAGGGCGAGGACGGCACCCTGCAGGTGACCCGCCCCAACGACGAGCGTCAGAGCAAGGCCCTGCACGGCCTCTCCCGCACGCTGGTGGCGAACATGATCACCGGCGTGACCCAGGGTTACGTGAAGAAGCTCGAGATCAGCGGTGTCGGTTACCGAGTGACCGCCAAGGGTTCGAACCTGGAGTTCGCTCTCGGTTACAGCCACCCGATCCTCGTCGAGGCCCCCGAGGGCATCACCTTCAAGGTGGAGACCCCGACCCGTTTCTCGGTCGAGGGCATCGACAAGCAGAAGGTCGGCGAGGTTGCGGCCAACATCCGCAAGCTGCGCAAGCCCGACCCGTACAAGGCCAAGGGCGTCAAGTACGAGGGCGAAGTCATCCGCCGCAAGGTCGGAAAGGCGGGTAAGTAA
- the rplR gene encoding 50S ribosomal protein L18 — translation MAYGQKILKGDAYKRAAIKRRHIRIRKRISGTAERPRLVVTRSNRHIVAQVIDDLKGHTLASASTLDASIRGGEADKSAQAKQVGALVAERAKAAGVEAVVFDRGGNQYAGRIAALADAAREAGLKF, via the coding sequence ATGGCATACGGGCAGAAGATCCTGAAGGGCGACGCCTACAAGCGCGCCGCGATCAAGCGCCGTCACATCCGGATCCGCAAGCGGATCTCCGGTACGGCGGAGCGCCCCCGTCTGGTCGTGACCCGCTCCAACCGCCACATCGTGGCGCAGGTGATCGACGACCTGAAGGGTCACACCCTGGCGTCGGCGTCCACCCTGGACGCGTCGATCCGTGGTGGCGAGGCCGACAAGTCCGCGCAGGCCAAGCAGGTCGGTGCCCTGGTCGCCGAGCGTGCCAAGGCCGCCGGTGTCGAGGCCGTCGTGTTCGACCGTGGTGGCAACCAGTACGCCGGGCGCATCGCCGCCCTGGCGGACGCCGCCCGCGAAGCCGGGCTCAAGTTCTGA
- the rplE gene encoding 50S ribosomal protein L5 — protein sequence MATTTTPRLKQKYREEIAGKLRDEFKYENVMQIPGLVKIVVNMGVGDAARDSKLIEGAIRDLTTITGQKPAVTKARKSIAQFKLREGQPIGAHVTLRGDRMWEFLDRTLSLALPRIRDFRGLSPKQFDGRGNYTFGLTEQVMFHEIDQDKIDRTRGMDITVVTTATNDAEGRALLRHLGFPFKEA from the coding sequence ATGGCTACCACCACCACTCCGCGTCTGAAGCAGAAGTACCGCGAGGAGATCGCGGGCAAGCTGCGTGACGAGTTCAAGTACGAGAACGTCATGCAGATCCCCGGCCTCGTCAAGATCGTGGTCAACATGGGTGTCGGCGACGCCGCCCGTGACTCGAAGCTGATCGAGGGCGCGATCCGCGACCTGACCACCATCACCGGTCAGAAGCCGGCCGTCACCAAGGCCCGCAAGTCCATCGCGCAGTTCAAGCTGCGTGAGGGTCAGCCGATCGGTGCCCACGTCACGCTCCGTGGCGACCGCATGTGGGAGTTCCTGGACCGCACCCTGTCGCTCGCGCTGCCGCGCATCCGCGACTTCCGCGGCCTGTCCCCCAAGCAGTTCGACGGCCGTGGCAACTACACCTTCGGTCTCACGGAGCAGGTCATGTTCCACGAGATCGACCAGGACAAGATCGACCGCACCCGGGGTATGGACATCACCGTGGTGACCACGGCGACCAACGACGCTGAGGGCCGCGCGCTCCTTCGTCACCTCGGCTTCCCCTTCAAGGAGGCGTGA
- the rpmC gene encoding 50S ribosomal protein L29 — MSVGTKASELRELGNEELLAKLREAKEELFNLRFQAATGQLENHGRLKAVRKDIARIYTLMRERELGIETVENA; from the coding sequence ATGTCGGTCGGTACCAAGGCGTCCGAGCTGCGCGAGCTGGGCAACGAGGAGCTTCTGGCGAAGCTCCGCGAGGCCAAGGAAGAGCTGTTCAACCTCCGTTTCCAGGCGGCGACCGGGCAGCTCGAGAACCACGGCCGTCTGAAGGCGGTCCGCAAGGACATCGCGCGGATCTACACCCTGATGCGCGAGCGTGAGCTGGGCATCGAAACGGTGGAGAACGCCTGA
- the rplB gene encoding 50S ribosomal protein L2, translated as MGIRKYKPTTPGRRGASVADFVEVTRSTPEKSLVRPLHSKGGRNNAGRVTVRHQGGGHKRAYRVIDFRRHDKDGVPAKVAHIEYDPNRTARIALLHYADGEKRYILAPRNLQQGDRVENGPGADIKPGNNLALRNIPVGTTIHAIELRPGGGAKFARSAGASVQLLAKEGAYAHLRMPSGEIRLVDVRCRATVGEVGNAEQSNINWGKAGRKRWLGVRPTVRGVVMNPVDHPHGGGEGRTSGGRHPVSPWGKKEGRTRSPKKASNKYIVRRRKTNKKR; from the coding sequence ATGGGAATCCGCAAGTACAAGCCGACTACGCCGGGCCGTCGTGGCGCCAGCGTTGCCGACTTCGTCGAGGTCACGCGGTCCACGCCGGAGAAGTCGCTGGTCCGCCCCCTGCACAGCAAGGGCGGCCGTAACAACGCCGGTCGTGTGACCGTTCGCCACCAGGGTGGCGGACACAAGCGCGCCTACCGAGTGATCGACTTCCGTCGTCACGACAAGGACGGCGTGCCGGCGAAGGTCGCGCACATCGAGTACGACCCCAACCGCACCGCGCGCATCGCGCTGCTGCACTACGCCGACGGCGAGAAGCGCTACATCCTCGCCCCGCGCAACCTGCAGCAGGGTGACCGCGTCGAGAACGGTCCCGGGGCCGACATCAAGCCGGGCAACAACCTGGCCCTCCGCAACATCCCGGTCGGTACCACGATCCACGCGATCGAGCTCCGTCCCGGTGGCGGTGCCAAGTTCGCCCGCTCCGCCGGTGCCTCCGTGCAGCTGCTCGCGAAGGAGGGCGCCTACGCCCACCTGCGCATGCCGTCCGGTGAGATCCGCCTGGTCGACGTCCGCTGCCGCGCCACCGTCGGTGAGGTCGGCAACGCCGAGCAGAGCAACATCAACTGGGGTAAGGCCGGCCGTAAGCGGTGGCTGGGCGTTCGCCCGACCGTCCGTGGTGTCGTGATGAACCCGGTTGACCACCCGCACGGTGGTGGTGAGGGCCGGACCTCCGGTGGTCGCCACCCTGTGTCCCCGTGGGGCAAGAAGGAAGGCCGTACTCGTTCGCCCAAGAAGGCGTCGAACAAGTACATCGTCCGCCGCCGCAAGACGAACAAGAAGCGCTAA
- the rpsH gene encoding 30S ribosomal protein S8 — protein MTMTDPIADMLTRLRNANSAYHDSVAMPHSKIKSHIAEILQQEGFITGWKVEDAEVGKNLVLELKFGPNRERSIAGIKRISKPGLRVYAKSTNLPKVLGGLGVAIISTSHGLLTDKQAGKKGVGGEVLAYVW, from the coding sequence ATGACCATGACTGATCCGATCGCAGACATGCTCACGCGTCTGCGTAACGCGAACTCGGCGTACCACGACTCCGTGGCGATGCCGCACTCGAAGATCAAGTCTCACATCGCGGAGATCCTCCAGCAGGAGGGCTTCATCACGGGCTGGAAGGTCGAGGACGCCGAGGTCGGCAAGAACCTCGTCCTGGAGCTGAAGTTCGGCCCCAACCGTGAGCGCTCCATCGCGGGCATCAAGCGGATCTCCAAGCCCGGTCTCCGGGTGTACGCGAAGTCCACCAACCTGCCGAAGGTGCTCGGCGGCCTCGGCGTGGCGATCATCTCCACGTCCCACGGGCTCCTCACCGACAAGCAGGCCGGCAAGAAGGGCGTGGGTGGGGAAGTCCTCGCCTACGTCTGGTAG
- the rpsQ gene encoding 30S ribosomal protein S17, with translation MSEKNVTENAEARGFRKTREGLVVSDKMDKTVVVAVEDRVKHALYGKVIRRTNKLKAHDEQNAAGVGDRVLLMETRPLSATKRWRVVEILEKAK, from the coding sequence ATGAGCGAGAAGAACGTGACTGAGAACGCAGAGGCGCGCGGCTTCCGCAAGACCCGTGAGGGTCTCGTCGTCAGCGACAAGATGGACAAGACCGTCGTCGTCGCTGTCGAGGACCGCGTCAAGCACGCGCTGTACGGCAAGGTCATCCGCCGTACCAACAAGCTCAAGGCGCACGACGAGCAGAACGCCGCGGGTGTCGGCGACCGCGTCCTCCTCATGGAGACCCGGCCGCTGTCCGCGACGAAGCGCTGGCGCGTCGTCGAGATCCTCGAGAAGGCCAAGTAG
- the rpsS gene encoding 30S ribosomal protein S19: MPRSLKKGPFVDDHLIKKVDAQNEAGTKNVIKTWSRRSMIVPAMLGHTLAVHNGKTHIPVFVTESMVGHKLGEFSPTRTFRGHVKEDRKSKRR; this comes from the coding sequence ATGCCTCGTAGCCTGAAGAAGGGGCCCTTCGTCGACGACCACCTGATCAAGAAGGTGGACGCCCAGAACGAAGCCGGCACCAAGAACGTCATCAAGACCTGGTCCCGCCGCTCGATGATCGTCCCGGCCATGCTGGGCCACACGCTCGCGGTGCACAACGGCAAGACCCACATCCCGGTGTTCGTCACCGAGTCGATGGTCGGTCACAAGCTCGGCGAGTTCTCGCCGACGCGTACCTTCCGGGGTCACGTCAAGGAAGACCGGAAGTCGAAGCGCCGCTAG
- the rplW gene encoding 50S ribosomal protein L23 yields MAIRHPAIASKAAKAAKAARVAKARRHAAEGKNTVETPLSKSFTDPRDVLVKPVVSEKSYALLDENKYTFIVAPGANKTQIKQAVQAVFDVKVTGVNTINRQGKRKRTKTGFGQRAGSKRAIVTLAEGDRIDIFGGPTA; encoded by the coding sequence ATGGCCATCCGTCACCCCGCTATCGCCTCGAAGGCCGCCAAGGCCGCCAAGGCCGCGCGCGTCGCCAAGGCGCGTCGCCACGCCGCCGAGGGCAAGAACACCGTCGAGACCCCGCTGAGCAAGTCCTTCACGGACCCCCGTGACGTGCTCGTCAAGCCGGTCGTCTCGGAGAAGAGCTACGCGCTCCTCGACGAGAACAAGTACACGTTCATCGTCGCCCCGGGCGCCAACAAGACCCAGATCAAGCAGGCCGTCCAGGCGGTCTTCGACGTCAAGGTCACCGGGGTCAACACGATCAACCGCCAGGGCAAGCGCAAGCGCACGAAGACCGGTTTCGGTCAGCGTGCCGGCAGCAAGCGCGCGATCGTGACCCTCGCCGAGGGCGACCGTATCGACATCTTCGGCGGTCCGACCGCCTAA
- the rplX gene encoding 50S ribosomal protein L24, which translates to MKIKKGDLVQVITGKDKGKQGKVIAAYPREDRVLVEGVNRVKKHTKAGPTASGSQAGGIVTTEAPIHVSNVQLVVEKDGQKVVTRVGYRFDDEGNKIRVAKRTGEDI; encoded by the coding sequence ATGAAGATCAAGAAGGGCGACCTGGTCCAGGTCATCACCGGCAAGGACAAGGGCAAGCAGGGCAAGGTCATCGCGGCCTACCCCCGCGAGGACCGCGTCCTGGTCGAGGGTGTCAACCGGGTCAAGAAGCACACCAAGGCCGGCCCGACCGCCAGCGGCTCCCAGGCCGGCGGCATCGTGACCACCGAGGCCCCCATCCACGTGTCCAACGTTCAGCTGGTCGTGGAGAAGGACGGTCAGAAGGTCGTCACGCGTGTCGGTTACCGCTTCGACGACGAAGGCAACAAGATCCGCGTTGCCAAGCGGACGGGTGAGGACATCTGA
- the rplN gene encoding 50S ribosomal protein L14 gives MIQQESRLRVADNTGAKEILCIRVLGGSGRRYAGIGDVIVATVKDAIPGGNVKKGDVVKAVIVRTVKERRRPDGSYIRFDENAAVILKNDGDPRGTRIFGPVGRELREKKFMKIISLAPEVL, from the coding sequence GTGATCCAGCAGGAGTCGCGACTGCGTGTCGCCGACAACACTGGTGCGAAGGAGATCCTTTGCATCCGTGTGCTCGGTGGCTCCGGTCGCCGCTACGCGGGCATCGGTGACGTCATCGTCGCCACCGTCAAGGACGCGATCCCCGGTGGCAACGTGAAGAAGGGTGACGTCGTCAAGGCGGTCATCGTTCGCACCGTCAAGGAGCGCCGCCGTCCGGACGGCTCGTACATCCGCTTCGACGAGAACGCCGCCGTCATTCTGAAGAACGACGGCGACCCTCGCGGCACCCGCATCTTCGGCCCGGTCGGCCGTGAGCTGCGCGAGAAGAAGTTCATGAAGATCATCTCGCTCGCGCCGGAGGTGCTGTAA
- the rplP gene encoding 50S ribosomal protein L16 codes for MLIPRRVKHRKQHHPKRRGQAKGGTTVAFGEYGIQALTPAYVTNRQIEAARIAMTRHIKRGGKVWINIYPDRPLTKKPAETRMGSGKGSPEWWIANVHPGRVMFELSYPNEKIAREALTRAAHKLPMKCRIVKREAGEA; via the coding sequence ATGCTGATCCCCCGTAGGGTCAAGCACCGCAAGCAGCACCACCCGAAGCGCCGTGGTCAGGCCAAGGGCGGTACGACGGTCGCGTTCGGCGAGTACGGCATCCAGGCCCTCACGCCGGCGTACGTGACCAACCGCCAGATCGAGGCGGCCCGTATCGCGATGACCCGCCACATCAAGCGTGGTGGCAAGGTCTGGATCAACATCTACCCGGACCGTCCGCTCACGAAGAAGCCGGCCGAGACCCGCATGGGTTCCGGTAAGGGTTCGCCGGAGTGGTGGATCGCGAACGTGCACCCGGGACGGGTCATGTTCGAGCTGTCCTACCCGAACGAGAAGATTGCGCGTGAGGCTCTCACTCGTGCGGCCCACAAGCTGCCGATGAAGTGCCGCATCGTCAAGCGCGAGGCAGGTGAAGCGTGA